The Corylus avellana chromosome ca11, CavTom2PMs-1.0 genome contains the following window.
ggtagaattgtgattttatatGCGCtccatcaaaaacaaaattgacgGAATCAGATGGAAGGATCAATTTGATAATGGGGATAAACTCAAGATGctaaaagatgaaaataaaaactcaggcattgatttgaaaaatattcaaaaaggACTAATACAGTAAATTTTCCTTTCTATTATTATGATCTCAATTAGTTTTGATTGGTATTACttatccagaaaaaaaaaaaaggttttgattgatgtaatttgaaattttcgAAGTTATCGgaattttgtcattttctagaaatatgaattttaataatttgaggCTTTTCTTCAAACCGTCTCCCCAAAGGGCTGCCCACAAGATGATCAAAGAAGAGTATTGTTATTCATTATTTGCCTTGTATATAGAGAATTGGGAGCATTCTTATAAGCAAATTGaaggtgtttttttgtttttgtattatttttttttttcgtattatttttttccctattgTCTGCTGTTGCCTTTGGACAATGACATGGCTAATACTGCAActtattattttcttgaattattcTAATGATATGATGTGGAAGTCGCACATGCATATTTTATATTGCTATGTTACTTTTCTTCCATGCTTCCTTGGCATGGAGTAATGACCTCCCATCATTATcgacattttcttttctttttttgaatctGTGACTATCATTTTAGGGCCATAAAAACCTTGTCCATTCCATCTGCTGGGATCCTTCTGGTGAATATCTGGCATCTGTGAGTGATGACTTGGTCAGAGTGTGGACAATTGGCTCTGGGAACAAAGGGGAATGCATTCATGAGTTGAGCTGTACCGGCAACAAATTTCGTACCTGTGTTTTCCATCCTTCTTATCCTTATCTGTTGGTCATCGGCTGTTACGAGGCAAGTCATAGTTCTATCTTTTCTTGCAATTTCAAGTTAGCTACATAGCAGTTAAGGTTTGCATTTTGACCATGTAGGATGCAAGATAACTGTTCTGCCTTTTTCATGCAATTTCATCTCATAATTTAGCCATACACAATATTGTGACAATTGCAGTTTTATTGCATAGGATTGGGTCTCAGATTGGTATTACTTATGCCTTTGTTGCAATGCATGTTTTTTATATAAGGTTTTTATTGCTTGGAACGGGATTGCTCCATGAGAAGAAGTGTGGTACATTGTATTCTTATCTGTTGAGTGTCATAGCAACTTTTGTTACATGAGAGATGATCTAAGTAGCATGTCCTTGTTTTCAAGCTGCTGACATGGAGTTTTGCTTTTTTATGTGGAATTGTGTGGATTTCCAGACTCTGGAACTGTGGAACCCAAACAAGAACAAGACAATGACTTTACATGCGCATGACAAACTAGTCTCTGCCTTGGCTGTATCAAATGTTACGGGTTTGGTAGCTTCGGCTAGTCATGACAAGTGTGTCAAGCTCTGGAAGTGACTTAACCGCTTTTTCGTCCCAACAAAATTCATATACTCAGAAATACTCAACAGGTTTTCCTTGGATGCTTTTGTAGTTGTTTATATTTGTCTGCTTAGCAAGAAAGTATTTAGATCCTAACCCTAGTCCCCCACCCCCCCAAGTTAACTGAAGGAAGTCATCTTTTGCATCAGAGCTGACTTTGTAAATCTGGTTGAAAATGCTGGATACAGTTTTTGTTCAGACTCATATGGGGAAGATGTAAATGCTGTTTACAGAATAGTCAGTTTTTGTTAATATAATATCCTGTCACATTTCTCTCTATGTTTTCATGAATGTGGATTCTCAGCAGTTGAGTCTTCTATTAGAATCCTATTAAACAATCCTGCATACTAGAGGTTGCTGCGATTGTTGTGGTTCTGGCCTACTTGTGTTCATCAACCTTTTGCATCCATAAACTTAAATAGAATAAACTAAAGGCAAACACAATACTGGCATCGCACTGACACTAGCAAAGACAGCTATTGTGTCTCTCGATGCCGGTGGAATATCAAAGATTCTCTCTATTATCTGAATGTCAAAAGAATAAACGTAAGACAAGGAATTAGTGGGATCAAAATTGTGGTTGTTCTTTGAATATTTTTTAGTGTTCCATTTTGTCATCTGGGCTTCACCAATGCCTGTcaattatgaatttcttgagGACAAAAAGTGAAATCCACTAACTATATTGGATGCGCATGATAACGCTTTTTAGAGAAgtagttttgaatattttttgtttttaattatttgttaatgccttgttctttttcttttttctttttaattaaataagggaAAGCGAATAACTAAAAGGGTTGGGCACTTCAGACAACAAAGTCCAAATGGTAAATGCAGTACAAATTTTAGGAACAAATTCTCGATTCGGTCCAAAAGGATCAATTAGCAGGAAATGGTTTTGTCTATAGTTCCAGAAGAACCGTAGACAAGTCGGACTTTTTTCAGAGCCGCACAAAGCGGTTTGCAAAAAAACTCAATGAAGAGTCCTTtgttaaaaagacaaaataacttGCAACAAGATCGGACTCTCCATAGCGAAAATGAGGAAACCAAGCATGAAAAACATTGTTCGAGCACCGGAGAAGATAAAACGAAgtggaaatggttgtggcgcgTGCGATGGTGGTGAAGAGAGGGCATGTGTGCCGAGATGGCGGACAAAACTCCATAGATATGACTTTGTTGCAAttgaaaagcaaagaaaaaaagagggggggaaaaaaaaaggcaaagaaaaagaaacctcCCCGAAGCTTCTCTCTCTTCAAACAAGAGAGAGTCTTATGTTAAATAAAATTTGCACTTTCTGTTATCGTGTTCACCTATTGGCAATATGCACATCATTTCGTATCAAGTCAAGTGCCTTGTTGAAATGCATTGCCTTGGCATCAAGATATTCCTTCCATGTCACCGGCCGATAGAGAGGCGGATGTTTATGGTTGGTCAACTTCGTCGGCGGTGATATGTTAACATCGCCCGGTGGGCCATAGAAGTAAGCGATCGAGATGCGATGATGTGTTTCGTTGACAAGCACTTGATGCATTGCACTTTTGAATTGGCCGTTGGAGAGTATGTGCATCAGATCACCGGTATTGACAACAAGTGCACCGGCGATAGGATGCACCGGCACCCACCCGACATTGTCTCTAAGGACTTGGAGCCCACCGGTGCTGCTTTGGTGCAGCAAAGTGAGCAATGATGAGTCTGTGTGAGGGGCCAAGCCCATGGCCTGGCTCGGGTCGGGACAAACCGGGTATGAGTTTAAATGGAGCAGGGCTTGGGAATGTTTCCTCCCATCTTTAGGCTTAAACCATCTCACATCATCACGGGTTAAGCCCAATGACCCAAGCATCAGGCCCAGAATCCTTTCTGTCAGGTCCCCGATTTCCCTTTGGTACTCTTCCATTACATCACTGCATGAAATTGTAAAGTAGATGTTTAATTAAGAGACACTTAATATATAAACAAAGCCTTTACTCATAATATATACAAACTTAATAGGAATAATCACAATTGAGACTCCTAGTCAGGGACATAGCCATAAATTATTATGGGTAGAAGCCAGGATCCAAAAAATGTTACTGCTAGGGGCGagtttgctaaaaaaaaattttggtatcaaagctgCCACCAAGTCGAGTACAACATCAAATGGTTGCAACTTTGTGGCTAAGACCTGGAAGGAGCAATTGATGGCTAgattaaaatattttggtatTATGTATGTGCATAGTGTTAAGTCATTGAATATAAATAAATGGAGCCTTCAAAAGATAAAGAATTACTATCGAATATCCATATAGTGGGTTGTCGATAGAACTAAGGTTAAGATAGTAGTTAAAACATGTGAAACACTTATATGAGACTCTTGAAAGGGGAGAAGTGCCTAATAACTTATATacataaaattaacatttcAACTAAGCCATATAAGACAGTACTTCTGATCGTAAAAGTATATGACCAATATAAACTTAACAACCCAAATAATCCAATAAATTGACTTTATTATCATTGAAAGCGCCAACAGAACACTATACACTAAAATGGCTCTTTGTTGTTGAAACTCTCTTGAATTACTTATATAACTCTTCATATAATAACCACACAATTTATCAAtcaaatatgaaagaaaaaaagtgtagacatgaaaacaaaaaggtGCAAAATGTGTTTTCGTGTATAAAGTAATgatagaaactatatttttattagcaaaaataaataattttgaatagGGTTTCGGGAGTTCTGTAGATCCTAAGTGGAAACCCAGGCCCACTATAACCAGGGCCCAAAAATTCAGCTCAAACCCGCCTATTGCGGGTGGGCCAGATGGATGAGGCATTGCCAATTGGTATTTTGAATGCTACGTGAAACTCAAAGCATGGATTGGTGCATGCACCGATCTGTGTGCACCCAACCCTCATTTTAACACGAGTTCTGCTCCGTTGCAGCACGCGTAATTCTCAGATGAGTTCCAGGCCACTCACAACTCGCCACGTCAGGCATTAAAAGGCCGAGCCGTCGTTTTATCGGAAGCAACGAATGcacaaaactacaaaaatacccatattcgGATATTCCTTTCTAAGATCACCCGGCCCTACACTGCTTGACGTGGCGACTACTAAcagaaagaagacaaaaatttgCTAATACGACAGTGAAGGGCATGCACGCGATGCACGTACCAGAATTTTGTGTGGTCATGTGGCCAAAGTTGGCGAGCATGTTCCATCGGAGACCCCGTTATTGAGAACCCCTCCGACCACATTAGCTTGGGAAAGAAGGTAGAAATGCGGGCCAGGCCGTAGCCGGTGAAGGCCTCCGGCGATCGGACTGCAAGGAGTTTTTGGTCCAGCGGGAGAGAGAACAAACGCCGCGTTTGGAACTCTAGCTCTATAAGAAGGTCAACGGGAATGCCGTGGTTGGTGACTTGAAACACCCCCCATTGCTCGCAGGCATGTCGTGTGAGCAACACCGCATTCGGGTCGGTAAGGTCTATCACGGGCACCGACCCGGCGCCAAATGGGTCTGTCGTGGGTGGGTGGTCGGCGGTTGATAGGCTCCACGTGTGAGAGTCGGGTAGTTTCAAAACAGCCTTGAAGTCTAACGGGATGATCCGGTCGAGGTTGACAGGGTTGCTTTTGAAGGATTCTGAGATTGAATTCatcctagagagagagagagagagagagagagaagggttttgtttgttttgagagtgagagagagagagagagagagagatttttgacCGTTGTCTTTTGTTGAAGTGGGAGAGAGAGCTCTGGAGTGTCGTCTCTTGTGTTAACTGGGTTTGAGAACCTTTCTCTCGACGATTTTGTCTGTATTGTAAGTGGGGAAAATATGTATACATACAGGCTACAGCTACAGCTATTGTTACAAGAAATAAGCAACTTCCTCTTCTCATTTCAAGGCATCCTACGCGTTATAGCCATTTCCGGAATGAAggctttttttaacttttaaatcatatttttcagttgttaaaatataacataaCCCCATAgaattctattatatataaatataatataaagcgACTTATGTTAattgaaataaagaaattaaaaatagcCACTAATGCCATCCCATTAATTAATCTCAAAAATATTCTTATGTAAGTTATATGACTCATTcgaaaagaatatatatatatatatatatatatattatgatgcAGACTGCTATTTTTTGAAGCAGTAGATGCAGTAAACTCTATGCAATTTCCCtcttggatatttttttttaagattgaatatGTGCAAGATTTTATTTAGAAAGAATACTGTTATTTGCATGATTTCACTTTTTGTGCAAATTTTTAATACATATAAGAGGTGTGTAACTTACAAGAGATATATAAGtaagattttctcaaaaaaacatGAAGAGATCAGTAAGTACTGATAAGTACAGTTCTGGTTCACATATATAGGGCCGGCCAATTGTATCAGCAGCAAGAATCTGCATTAAATCCGGTGCGATGTGTAGTCCGTTTCAAACTCCATCTTACCTATAGTATGTATGCCATGTGTTGTTCTATCTTGTAAAAGTGCTTAACTTGCCTCATTGTTATgcctttaaaatcacattttagtctttaaaattgtgcatttttttaaCACTTCCCATTACCTGCGattgaaaatgcagatttttttacgttttctaatcacaatttaaaaaaaaaaaaaacaaaagaaatgctCTCTTGAATGATACATTTTTTACCATCTaatttaaaatcgcatttttttttctacgaAAGCCCAGTGACTGTTATTTCAACATTGATTAATTGTTCTTAATATCAATGACATTGCCAAAGCTTTGACTGTTCTTTCAGCTTTATCTACCATTCGTAAATTAAGCCAAAACCAAAGTGCTATTCCATAAAAAGCTCTAAGGACCATGCTAAGAGCTAATTAATGTGGTAGTCTATATATGAGTAGTTTATAATATCAATGGTAAGAACCGTATTATTCCTGGGAAAATTTGTCATGCCTCGTCATTGCCTCTTgcatatatatagggaaataGGATCCTCTACGAAgaattggagaatattcagttagtacttgaagggtatttttgtcccctcaaaaattgaaaaaacaaaaatatccctcaactataactaactaaatattctctAGATCTAATTCTATATATAGATCCTGGTCAGTTAATAAACACAGTAATCAATATACCACTGCGTTCAGAATGGGGTGTGACCGTGTGAGCTATAGAGATActataacattttttattttattttattgggcttACAATGATTGTGGGTTTTGGTTTGCTAAAACAGGCTTGAGACAACCTAGAATGATAGGCCCAAATATTGTTAAATGGTCACTAAGTTAGTGGATTTCATACACTTACAGCTTTGTAGGAATGGGAATTCTTACGGGACGTGGTAGGTTGTATGTAGGTCTATAACCTTATTAGTGTTACGAGTCTACAATGTGTGAACTCATTTGGCTTTCTATATACAAAATTACGTTAGTGAGGAGCGAGGAGGAAAGACTTGGCACtcatttggtttgcggaataccCTTAGAACCGTTCTTTTATTTGATAGGACCTATTCCTAAGAATGGCTGCTAACAATATGATGCGGCACACctaattcaacaaaatcaaagaatatCCTGGCCTGTTTGACAAGGATGAAAGAATTAAGGGGTAAAAAGTAGAAATAAGTTAAACATTATGTGTGAATAACATATACAATACAGGTGCAATAATGCCAAAGAAATTACGAGGGACCAGTGAAAAGCACAATGCATCATAATAATGGTTTTGAGCCCTCCAATCgttatggagaaaaaaaatattacatgcCAATGGTATCTGACTTCATAACATTTATAAGTAAATTCTGTAtaataaacaataatattaacACATATAACTAACTACATGTTATCTTTACtatagtaaaacaaaaaatacattcTAGAAAATCATGTTGGTATATTTATTTCGCAGGCCACAGAACCTGATGATATACTTGTGAAAGCATGCATCAATTCTAACACAATTCTTAATGGCACACAACTTCAACCGGTCATCTCCTTTGGAAGTTGAAGGATTTTATTGCAAAAGCAAAAACGACTGCAAAAAGTAAGCAGAAAGCAACCACCATAACCCCAGCAATACCCAAGAAATCATGCCTATACCCAAAGCCATCCTTGAGTAACTGCCTTACAGGCACCAAGTGAATTCCATCTGCTAGCTTCACCAGTCCATTGTCATCACCATATTGTGAAGTTAGGAGGCCATACAGACTCCAGGCTATTGGGTTTGCCCAATAATACCATCTCCACCATATCGGGATTCTCTGAAAAGAAGTGAATCAACTTATGACATGTATgccagaaaaaaagaaaaaaagaagtgaaccAACACAAGAACAAACCAAAATTTACATGGAAAACCCTTCAGTGTAGAGGAAAAAACTACAgagcaaatcaaatcaatccactataataAAATAGAGTTTACAACACTCAATTTTATGCTCAGAACTTAAGTTCACAGCAAATTGGGAAATACAACAATATAAACTCTCTaggaaaaaaattgagagaaatttatttcaaaCCGGTCTGGAGGAAATATTCTCaaactcatgtaaaatagtgccaattgtttataaacatttaaactacacattaaattcttaacgtcattaatagcagtttattaatttagactaaatttaaagTGCCTATTAAATATTTACAAACACTTGTcactattttatatgggttggaggatatttcctctagatcggtttggaggaaatttctgtcctaaaaaaaattataatctcACCACAAACCACCTTAATATGGTGAAACCAATACCACAGTGAGATTCCCACTCGGAATACTACACCTCCCTATTGTTGTAGCACCCAAAGACACCTCATAAAGAAACCCACAATTTGTTCTTGAATAAAGAAACCTTTATTCTTCCTCCCTATAAAAAAACCACAtccaaatacaagaaaaaacaaatccctttttctctctctctccgagCAGCGCAACACTGCTCactgtttgtgtttttttttttttttcctctctttcttggTGCCGCACCTCACGTTTTcaaacttttctctttcttttctttcagctttcagttatttttttatggtgtccttttttttattgtgcAGCTCATTAGGTTGAAAGAC
Protein-coding sequences here:
- the LOC132165166 gene encoding gibberellin 3-beta-dioxygenase 3, yielding MNSISESFKSNPVNLDRIIPLDFKAVLKLPDSHTWSLSTADHPPTTDPFGAGSVPVIDLTDPNAVLLTRHACEQWGVFQVTNHGIPVDLLIELEFQTRRLFSLPLDQKLLAVRSPEAFTGYGLARISTFFPKLMWSEGFSITGSPMEHARQLWPHDHTKFCDVMEEYQREIGDLTERILGLMLGSLGLTRDDVRWFKPKDGRKHSQALLHLNSYPVCPDPSQAMGLAPHTDSSLLTLLHQSSTGGLQVLRDNVGWVPVHPIAGALVVNTGDLMHILSNGQFKSAMHQVLVNETHHRISIAYFYGPPGDVNISPPTKLTNHKHPPLYRPVTWKEYLDAKAMHFNKALDLIRNDVHIANR